Sequence from the Vicinamibacterales bacterium genome:
GTCGGCTGTTCGGCAGCGGACTGGTGGTGGCGCAGGTTGCGATCTCGCTGGCGCTGCTGAGCGTGGCGCAGCTGTACATGAGCCACTTGCGTCAACTGCGCGGCGCGAGCCTCGGGTTCGAGCGCGACGGCGTGCTGCTGATGTCGGTGAACACCTCCCGCGCGCAAACGCGCCAGCAACTGGCGGCGCTCTACCGGCAACTCGTACCGCGCCTGCGGGCCATCCCCGGCGTGCGCGCCGTCGCGACCAGCGGCACGACGCCACTGGCGCTCGGGGCAGCCAGCCGGTTCCTTCGTGCCGAAGGCTACGACGAGCCCGTGGCGAATCGGTCACGAGTTGCGCTCAATTGGGCCTCGCCGGATTATTTCGCCACCTACGGCACGCCCGTCCTGGCGGGGCGTGACTTTCGCGACACCGACGGCGACCAGCCGCGCCGCGTCATCGTCAACCAGGCGCTGGCGCGGCAGTATTTCGCCGGCCGCGACCCGGTGGGCCGCCGCATCTGGCTCGAGAACGAGCGCGATCCGTACGAGGTCGTCGGTGTGGTGGGAGACGCGAAGTACTCGGATATCCACGTGGCGGCGCGGATGATTGCGTATGTCTTCGCGCCGATGTCGAGAGGCACGACGACGGTGTCGCTTCGGACGGCCGTGCCGCCGACGGCCATCGCGGCCGCGGCGCGGCGAGTCGTCGAGGAGGCGCTCGGCGCCGGCTCGGCGCTGCAGGTGACGACGCTGGCCGAGCAGGTCGACGCATCGATCATCCCGGAGCGGCTGATGGC
This genomic interval carries:
- a CDS encoding ABC transporter permease gives rise to the protein RLFGSGLVVAQVAISLALLSVAQLYMSHLRQLRGASLGFERDGVLLMSVNTSRAQTRQQLAALYRQLVPRLRAIPGVRAVATSGTTPLALGAASRFLRAEGYDEPVANRSRVALNWASPDYFATYGTPVLAGRDFRDTDGDQPRRVIVNQALARQYFAGRDPVGRRIWLENERDPYEVVGVVGDAKYSDIHVAARMIAYVFAPMSRGTTTVSLRTAVPPTAIAAAARRVVEEALGAGSALQVTTLAEQVDASIIPERLMATLSGFFGGVGALLAAIGLYGLLAYTVTRRTKEIGIRVALGAARGEVIRMVLASAGWLVLGGLAFGAPVGFWGRRLAASLLENLPSGGILPIGLAAAIMLAVALIAAYVPARRATRIEPLIALRSE